A window of Blastomonas sp. SL216 contains these coding sequences:
- the scpA gene encoding methylmalonyl-CoA mutase, translating into MTDTPTTADWQALADKEVKGKDLTWQTPEGIAVKPLYTAEDVSVDPGLPGFAPFTRGVRASMYAGRPWTIRQYAGFSTAEESNAFYRRNLAAGQKGLSVAFDLATHRGYDSDHPRVTGDVGKAGVAIDTVEDMKILFDGIPLDQMSVSMTMNGAVIPILAFFIVAGEEQGVDRKLLDGTIQNDILKEFMVRNTYIYPPEPSMRIISDIFGYTSREMPKFNSISISGYHMQEAGATQVQELAFTIADGMEYVKYGVASGLDIDKFAGRLSFFFAIGMNFFMEIAKLRAARVLWHRVMTRLGAQDERSKMLRTHCQTSGVSLTEQDPYNNVIRTTIEAMAAMLGGTQSLHTNALDEAIALPTDFSARIARNTQIVIQEETGMTKVVDPLGGSYYIESLTQELVDKAWEIIERVESEGGMAKAVAAGWPKAMIEEAAAGRQARVDRGDDVIVGVNKYRLANEDLLETLEVDNAKVREGQIARINAVKASRNAAACQAALDALREGAKGNGNLLALAVDAARARATLGEISQAMEDVFGRYATRPTPVKGVYSAPYEDDSRWAQVVDGVKAVERRLGRKPKLLVAKMGQDGHDRGANVIASAFGDMGFDVVSGPLFQTPDETVVLALETGVDVVGASSLAAGHKTLVPELIRGLKEAGRNDIKVIAGGVIPPQDYDYLRDAGVQGIYGPGSNVVECAADVLRLLGHNMPPLQEAAE; encoded by the coding sequence ATGACCGATACACCCACCACCGCAGACTGGCAGGCGCTGGCCGACAAGGAGGTCAAGGGCAAGGACCTGACCTGGCAGACGCCCGAAGGCATTGCCGTCAAGCCGCTCTATACGGCGGAGGACGTATCGGTCGATCCCGGCCTGCCCGGCTTTGCGCCGTTCACTCGCGGCGTGCGCGCCAGCATGTACGCGGGCCGCCCTTGGACGATCCGGCAATATGCGGGTTTCTCGACCGCCGAGGAATCGAACGCCTTTTATCGCCGCAACCTGGCCGCCGGGCAGAAGGGGCTGTCGGTCGCGTTCGACCTTGCGACCCATCGCGGCTATGACAGCGATCATCCGCGCGTCACCGGCGATGTCGGCAAGGCCGGCGTGGCGATCGATACGGTCGAGGACATGAAGATCCTGTTCGACGGCATCCCGCTCGATCAGATGTCGGTCAGCATGACCATGAACGGTGCGGTGATCCCGATCCTCGCGTTCTTCATCGTCGCCGGCGAAGAGCAGGGCGTCGATCGCAAGCTGCTCGACGGGACCATCCAGAACGACATCCTCAAGGAGTTCATGGTCCGCAACACGTACATTTACCCGCCCGAGCCCTCGATGCGGATCATCTCGGACATTTTCGGCTATACCAGCCGCGAGATGCCCAAGTTCAACAGCATCTCGATCTCCGGCTATCACATGCAGGAAGCCGGCGCGACGCAGGTGCAGGAACTCGCCTTCACCATCGCCGACGGCATGGAATATGTGAAATACGGCGTCGCCTCGGGCCTCGACATCGACAAATTTGCAGGCCGTCTGAGCTTCTTCTTCGCCATCGGCATGAACTTCTTCATGGAAATTGCCAAGCTGCGCGCCGCGCGCGTGCTGTGGCACCGGGTGATGACCAGGCTGGGCGCGCAGGACGAACGCTCCAAGATGCTGCGCACGCACTGCCAGACCAGCGGCGTGTCGCTGACCGAGCAGGACCCCTATAACAACGTCATCCGCACCACGATCGAGGCGATGGCCGCGATGCTGGGCGGCACGCAATCGCTGCACACCAATGCGCTCGATGAAGCGATCGCGCTGCCTACCGATTTCTCGGCGCGCATCGCGCGGAACACGCAGATCGTCATCCAGGAAGAGACCGGGATGACCAAGGTCGTCGATCCGCTGGGCGGCAGCTATTATATTGAGAGCCTGACGCAGGAACTGGTCGACAAGGCGTGGGAGATCATCGAGCGGGTCGAGAGCGAAGGCGGCATGGCGAAAGCCGTGGCAGCAGGCTGGCCCAAGGCGATGATCGAGGAAGCCGCCGCCGGACGCCAGGCGCGCGTCGACCGCGGTGATGACGTGATCGTCGGAGTGAACAAGTATCGCCTCGCGAACGAGGATCTGCTCGAAACGCTGGAGGTCGACAACGCCAAGGTTCGCGAAGGCCAGATCGCGCGGATCAACGCGGTGAAGGCCTCGCGCAATGCGGCGGCGTGTCAGGCCGCGCTCGATGCCTTGCGTGAAGGCGCGAAGGGCAATGGCAACCTGCTCGCGCTCGCGGTGGACGCCGCCCGCGCCCGCGCAACGCTGGGCGAGATCAGCCAGGCGATGGAAGATGTGTTCGGCCGCTATGCCACGCGCCCGACCCCGGTCAAGGGCGTGTACAGCGCGCCGTACGAGGATGACAGCCGCTGGGCGCAGGTAGTCGATGGCGTAAAGGCTGTCGAGCGTCGCCTGGGCCGCAAACCCAAGCTGCTCGTCGCGAAGATGGGCCAGGACGGCCATGATCGCGGCGCGAACGTGATCGCATCGGCCTTTGGCGACATGGGCTTTGATGTCGTCTCGGGCCCGCTGTTCCAGACCCCCGATGAGACCGTCGTGCTGGCGCTCGAAACCGGCGTCGATGTCGTCGGCGCCTCTTCGCTTGCCGCCGGGCACAAGACGCTGGTCCCCGAGCTTATCAGGGGCCTGAAAGAAGCCGGACGGAACGACATCAAGGTGATTGCGGGCGGCGTTATCCCGCCTCAGGACTACGATTATCTGCGCGATGCCGGCGTCCAGGGCATCTACGGCCCCGGATCGAACGTCGTCGAATGCGCGGCCGATGTGCTGCGCTTGCTTGGCCATAACATGCCCCCTCTTCAGGAAGCTGCCGAATGA
- the bioB gene encoding biotin synthase BioB: MRTDWTREEITALFDLPFNDLMFEAQSVHRANFPRNEVQLSTLLSIKTGGCPEDCGYCSQSKDADSGVKATKLMDVQAVLQAAAQAKDHGSGRFCMGAAWRNPKDKDIPKLAAMVKGVREMGMETCMTLGMLTASQAKQLADAGLDYYNHNIDTAPENYANVITTRTFEDRMETLDNVRSAGINVCCGGIVGMGETRADRIGFIHALATMPHPESVPINALVPVKGTVLGDMLADTPLAKIDEIEFVRTVAVARITMPRSMVRLSAGRESMSESCQALCFMAGANSIFTGDKLLTAPNAGDDKDSALLSKLGMKAMAAQPRGHLEAAE; this comes from the coding sequence ATGCGTACCGACTGGACCCGCGAGGAAATCACCGCGCTGTTCGATCTGCCCTTCAACGACCTGATGTTCGAGGCGCAGAGCGTGCACCGCGCGAATTTCCCGCGCAACGAGGTGCAGCTATCCACCCTGCTGTCGATCAAGACCGGCGGTTGCCCGGAGGATTGCGGTTATTGCAGCCAGTCCAAGGATGCCGATAGCGGCGTCAAGGCGACCAAGCTGATGGACGTGCAGGCGGTGTTGCAGGCCGCAGCCCAGGCCAAGGACCATGGCTCGGGCCGGTTCTGCATGGGCGCAGCCTGGCGCAACCCCAAGGACAAGGACATCCCCAAGCTCGCCGCCATGGTCAAGGGCGTGCGCGAGATGGGCATGGAAACCTGCATGACCTTGGGCATGCTCACCGCGAGCCAGGCCAAGCAGCTCGCCGATGCTGGGCTGGACTACTACAACCACAATATCGACACCGCGCCCGAGAACTACGCCAACGTCATCACCACCCGCACCTTTGAGGACCGGATGGAGACGCTGGACAATGTGCGTTCGGCGGGCATCAACGTGTGCTGCGGTGGCATCGTCGGCATGGGCGAGACCCGCGCCGACCGCATCGGCTTTATCCACGCGCTGGCGACCATGCCGCACCCCGAAAGCGTACCGATCAATGCGCTGGTGCCTGTCAAGGGCACGGTGCTGGGCGACATGCTCGCCGATACGCCGCTGGCGAAGATCGACGAGATCGAGTTTGTCCGCACGGTGGCGGTCGCGCGCATCACCATGCCGCGATCGATGGTGCGCCTGAGCGCGGGCCGCGAGAGCATGTCCGAAAGCTGCCAGGCCCTGTGCTTCATGGCGGGCGCGAACAGCATCTTCACCGGCGACAAGCTGCTGACGGCGCCCAATGCCGGCGACGACAAGGACAGCGCGCTGCTCTCCAAGCTGGGCATGAAGGCGATGGCCGCCCAGCCGCGTGGCCATCTGGAGGCTGCGGAGTGA
- a CDS encoding alpha/beta hydrolase-fold protein, which produces MIIGETHILASKPLAQERVVNVYLPAGYATSGKSYPVLYLIDGGLDQDFLHIAGTSALGALWARSQDVIVVGIATKDRRRELTGPTQDAALLKQYPTAGQSALFRAFIRDEVMPLVGKSYRTSGQTGVIGESLAGLFIVETYLTEPDLFDHYAAISPSLWWDDQRLAKASSGLLNAPAAKAHRLYLTIANEGREMQSGVDQLVKALTANPNEGRSWCYAPHQQLTHATIYHSVSPEALQFLFPGSEAPAPDSGFNVPCVTGH; this is translated from the coding sequence ATCATCATTGGCGAGACGCACATTCTGGCATCGAAGCCGCTGGCGCAGGAGCGCGTCGTCAACGTCTATCTCCCCGCCGGTTACGCGACATCGGGCAAGAGTTATCCGGTGCTTTATCTGATCGACGGCGGGCTGGATCAGGACTTCCTGCATATCGCTGGCACCAGCGCGCTGGGTGCGCTTTGGGCGCGGTCGCAGGATGTGATCGTGGTCGGGATCGCCACCAAGGATCGCAGGCGCGAACTGACCGGGCCGACGCAGGACGCGGCGTTGCTCAAGCAATATCCGACTGCTGGCCAATCCGCCTTGTTCCGCGCGTTCATCCGCGACGAGGTCATGCCGTTGGTGGGCAAAAGCTATCGCACCTCAGGCCAGACCGGCGTGATCGGGGAATCGCTCGCCGGGCTGTTCATCGTCGAGACCTATTTGACCGAGCCCGACCTGTTCGATCATTACGCCGCGATCAGCCCCAGCCTGTGGTGGGATGACCAGAGGCTGGCCAAGGCGTCATCTGGCCTTCTGAATGCTCCGGCAGCCAAAGCGCATCGACTTTACCTGACGATCGCCAATGAAGGCCGCGAGATGCAGTCGGGCGTCGATCAGCTGGTCAAGGCGCTCACCGCCAACCCGAACGAAGGCCGCAGTTGGTGCTATGCACCGCACCAGCAGCTCACCCATGCCACCATTTACCACAGCGTCTCGCCTGAAGCATTGCAGTTCCTGTTTCCCGGTAGCGAGGCACCTGCACCGGACAGTGGATTCAATGTGCCATGTGTGACGGGGCACTGA